The proteins below are encoded in one region of Paenarthrobacter ilicis:
- a CDS encoding PQQ-dependent sugar dehydrogenase, with product MKESDHRGPRKRPGCWLRSLVLGQSAAWALVLTACTGGSGGIGNPAGTTNPGQSPSAGVAVAATVEVIGRLDVGLTIPWSLVFRPDGSALVSERNSGEVKLIRDGRSTSLGRVAGVEPNGEGGLLGLALSPDVASDPWLYAYFTTRDDNRIARMKVVEEQGGELTLGSPEVVFSGIPKASTHNGGRIRFGPDGFLYVGTGDAQKREQPQDKNALGGKILRITPDGKPAPGNPFGTANPVFSYGHRNVQGLAWDEGGRLWASEFGPDVDDELNLITAGGNYGWPLVTGAPGKEGFTDAEVVWPATAEASPSGLEIIDGVAYTGALRGQRLWATPLGDRDAKDPAGTPVAYLTGQFGRLRDVARAPDGSLWVLTNNKNPDFVLILRAPSRGAG from the coding sequence ATGAAGGAATCGGACCACCGAGGGCCGCGCAAACGCCCGGGCTGCTGGCTGCGTTCCCTCGTCCTCGGCCAGTCCGCCGCCTGGGCCTTGGTGCTTACTGCCTGCACTGGGGGCAGTGGAGGAATCGGCAACCCGGCCGGGACAACCAACCCCGGCCAGTCGCCCTCCGCCGGCGTTGCGGTCGCAGCAACTGTGGAGGTCATCGGAAGGCTCGACGTCGGACTGACCATTCCGTGGTCGCTGGTGTTTAGGCCCGATGGCTCAGCCCTGGTTTCGGAACGCAATTCAGGCGAGGTCAAGCTCATTAGGGATGGTCGTTCCACCAGCCTTGGCAGGGTGGCCGGCGTCGAGCCCAACGGTGAAGGCGGGCTGCTGGGCCTGGCATTGTCTCCGGACGTCGCCTCCGACCCATGGCTTTACGCTTACTTCACCACCCGGGACGACAACCGCATCGCCCGGATGAAGGTGGTTGAAGAACAGGGTGGGGAACTTACCCTGGGCAGCCCGGAGGTCGTTTTCAGCGGAATACCCAAGGCGTCAACCCATAACGGAGGCCGGATCCGGTTCGGACCGGACGGCTTCCTGTATGTGGGCACCGGTGATGCCCAGAAGAGGGAACAGCCCCAGGACAAGAATGCCCTGGGAGGCAAGATACTCAGGATCACCCCGGACGGTAAGCCAGCCCCAGGGAACCCCTTCGGCACCGCCAACCCCGTTTTCAGCTACGGTCACCGGAATGTCCAGGGCCTGGCGTGGGATGAGGGCGGACGCTTGTGGGCCAGCGAGTTCGGTCCTGATGTGGACGACGAGCTGAACCTGATAACAGCTGGAGGCAATTACGGCTGGCCGCTGGTCACCGGCGCCCCGGGAAAGGAAGGCTTCACGGACGCAGAGGTGGTGTGGCCTGCCACCGCGGAGGCTTCCCCCAGCGGCCTGGAGATAATTGACGGCGTGGCCTACACCGGCGCCCTCAGGGGACAACGGCTATGGGCCACCCCCTTGGGTGATCGTGACGCCAAAGATCCAGCGGGAACACCTGTTGCCTATCTCACAGGACAGTTTGGGCGCCTCAGGGATGTGGCACGGGCCCCGGATGGGAGTCTCTGGGTCCTGACCAACAACAAAAACCCTGACTTTGTGCTGATTCTGCGGGCTCCAAGCAGGGGCGCCGGATGA
- a CDS encoding MarR family winged helix-turn-helix transcriptional regulator has translation MPDMETWPTTRLLSTAARLVEISWNEKLKSIGLTHAGVIAMQVLEAKGAITQAALAEVARVKAQTMGTTLARLELHGHVTRHRSDSDRRSHVVTLTEAGTAALAEAVKLEQDVLSPVEVDTVRLRDELTTVVRGLAGIPAPGPSAQATEADAPQS, from the coding sequence ATGCCGGATATGGAGACATGGCCCACGACCCGACTTCTGTCGACCGCTGCGCGCCTGGTGGAAATCTCGTGGAACGAGAAATTGAAGTCTATTGGCCTTACCCACGCGGGCGTCATTGCCATGCAGGTGCTCGAGGCCAAAGGCGCGATCACCCAGGCCGCGCTAGCCGAGGTTGCGCGGGTCAAAGCCCAGACCATGGGAACCACCCTGGCGAGGCTTGAACTGCATGGACACGTCACCCGGCATCGCAGCGACTCGGACCGCAGGAGTCATGTAGTGACCCTGACCGAGGCCGGCACCGCCGCCCTGGCAGAGGCGGTCAAGCTGGAGCAGGATGTGCTCTCGCCCGTGGAAGTGGACACCGTGAGGTTGCGGGACGAGTTGACCACCGTGGTCCGTGGTTTGGCCGGCATCCCTGCGCCCGGACCCTCAGCCCAGGCTACCGAAGCGGACGCGCCACAGAGTTGA
- the bcp gene encoding thioredoxin-dependent thiol peroxidase, with product MAERLTPGDVAPDFTLQDSTGKKIGLSDFKGTKTIVYFYPAASTPGCTKEACDFRDSLASLQAAGYGILGISPDTVEDLATFAEKEQLNFPLLSDADHAVADAYAAWGEKKNYGRTYMGLIRSTVVVDKDGKVELAQYNVRATGHVAKLRRDLKLDQ from the coding sequence GTGGCCGAACGACTTACTCCCGGCGATGTCGCGCCGGACTTTACGCTCCAGGACTCAACGGGAAAAAAGATTGGGTTGTCCGATTTCAAGGGCACCAAAACGATTGTGTATTTCTACCCGGCTGCGTCCACTCCCGGGTGCACCAAGGAAGCCTGTGATTTCAGGGACTCGTTGGCCTCCCTGCAGGCGGCGGGCTACGGGATCCTGGGAATCTCCCCTGACACGGTGGAGGACCTGGCCACCTTCGCGGAGAAGGAGCAGTTGAACTTCCCCCTGCTCTCCGATGCAGACCACGCCGTCGCCGATGCCTACGCAGCGTGGGGTGAGAAGAAGAACTACGGCCGTACCTACATGGGCCTCATCCGTTCCACAGTTGTGGTGGACAAGGACGGCAAAGTGGAGTTGGCCCAATACAACGTCCGCGCAACAGGCCACGTTGCCAAGCTTCGGCGCGACCTCAAGCTGGACCAATAG
- a CDS encoding ABC transporter substrate-binding protein, producing MASSKWRRVSTRAGALMVALSLAACTGSPGPAPSSSGNETPVEPTATFNFGTSTMPPGLDPALTSDSESYRITRQVLEGLVGVDGETGQTTPLLATEWKDSNNGLTYDFTLRSQVTFHDGTALNAAAVCANFDRWFTFPAELRKKAPGISFESVFKAYSDSPVFSIFKDCKVVSDSDVQINLTRPFTGFLKALTLPSFAISSPAALEAGKANILDQTRNGDAVSAYSGHPVGTGPYEFGTWDDKKVSLTSYKNYWGSRGQIAVVNFIPYDRAETRQQALLDGKIDAYDLVTSGTFDQLVKKGVQIIQRDPFSVMYLGINQAVAPLDKPEVRQAIEMAVDKESLIRKFFIDNTAQASQFVPPKLSGFNNNAPSLGFNPEKAKELLAKAGYKGEEIKFYYPLNATRAYMPTPEKIYAEISRQLVAVGFNIKPVPIDWEQGYLQKVQSPGDRGLHLLGWNGSYADADNFLGPLFGEARAEFGYSDSDVFHKIERARAMPDGDDRNALYQSINADIAATVPAVPIAFPISALALSDKVEKYPASPVLNEVFTNVRLKP from the coding sequence GTGGCAAGCAGCAAGTGGCGGCGCGTAAGCACCCGGGCGGGAGCCCTGATGGTGGCTTTGAGCTTGGCGGCCTGCACTGGTTCACCGGGACCCGCACCGTCCTCCTCGGGCAACGAAACGCCGGTTGAACCCACAGCCACGTTCAACTTCGGCACCTCAACCATGCCGCCTGGCCTGGACCCTGCACTGACCTCGGACTCGGAGTCCTACCGGATCACCCGTCAGGTGCTTGAGGGCCTGGTAGGCGTGGATGGCGAAACAGGGCAGACCACTCCCCTGCTGGCCACCGAGTGGAAAGACAGCAACAACGGACTCACCTACGACTTCACGCTCCGGTCACAGGTCACTTTCCATGACGGAACCGCGCTGAACGCCGCCGCCGTCTGCGCAAATTTTGATCGCTGGTTTACCTTTCCCGCCGAGCTGCGCAAGAAAGCACCCGGAATCTCTTTCGAGAGCGTGTTCAAGGCCTACTCCGATTCGCCCGTGTTCTCGATCTTCAAGGACTGCAAGGTAGTTTCAGACAGCGATGTCCAGATCAACCTGACCCGGCCCTTCACGGGATTCCTCAAAGCGTTGACCCTTCCCTCCTTCGCCATCTCCTCGCCGGCGGCGCTGGAAGCCGGCAAGGCGAACATCCTGGACCAGACCCGAAACGGCGATGCTGTTTCCGCCTACTCGGGCCATCCCGTGGGAACGGGTCCGTATGAGTTCGGTACCTGGGATGACAAGAAGGTAAGCCTGACAAGCTACAAAAACTACTGGGGCAGCCGCGGACAGATCGCGGTGGTCAACTTCATCCCCTACGACCGGGCCGAAACCCGCCAGCAGGCGTTGCTTGACGGAAAAATTGACGCTTACGACCTCGTGACCTCGGGAACCTTCGACCAACTGGTTAAGAAGGGTGTACAGATCATTCAGCGCGATCCGTTCTCCGTGATGTACCTGGGGATCAACCAGGCGGTCGCACCCTTGGACAAACCCGAGGTTCGGCAGGCGATCGAAATGGCGGTGGACAAAGAATCCCTCATCCGCAAGTTCTTCATCGACAACACCGCCCAGGCCTCGCAGTTCGTGCCGCCCAAGCTCAGTGGATTCAACAACAACGCACCGTCCCTGGGTTTCAACCCCGAAAAAGCCAAGGAACTCCTGGCGAAGGCAGGCTACAAGGGCGAGGAAATCAAGTTCTACTACCCGCTGAACGCGACGCGTGCTTATATGCCTACCCCGGAGAAGATCTACGCAGAAATCAGTCGCCAACTGGTGGCGGTGGGGTTCAACATCAAACCTGTCCCGATTGATTGGGAGCAGGGGTACCTTCAGAAAGTCCAGTCCCCGGGTGACCGGGGGCTGCACCTGCTGGGGTGGAACGGCTCCTATGCCGATGCCGACAACTTCCTGGGCCCACTGTTCGGCGAGGCCCGCGCGGAGTTCGGGTATTCGGACTCGGACGTCTTCCACAAGATCGAGCGGGCGCGGGCCATGCCTGACGGCGATGACCGCAACGCTCTCTACCAGTCCATCAATGCAGACATCGCGGCCACCGTCCCGGCCGTCCCCATCGCGTTCCCGATCTCCGCGCTGGCACTGTCCGACAAGGTGGAAAAATACCCGGCCTCGCCGGTGCTGAACGAAGTTTTCACGAACGTCCGCCTAAAGCCTTGA
- a CDS encoding malate:quinone oxidoreductase, which yields MTFISKTQHADVVLIGGGIMSATLGAFIKQLEPSWTISMFERLDEAGLESSDPWNNAGTGHAALCELNYSPAAKDGSVDPSKALHINEQFQLSRQFWSHLVDTKVIGSPKGFINTVPHMSFVIGDDHANFLKTRYEALKPNTLFRSMEYSEDQAQIAKWAPLIINGRDPKQRVAATRAAEGTDVDFGALTRELTGYLQNSGAEVNYGHDVTNISRASGGGWDLSLKHPASGERGRIHAKFVFVGAGGGALHLLQASGIPESKGYGGFPVSGQFFRCTDDAITSQHSAKVYGQASVGAPPMSVPHLDTRFVDGKRSLLFGPYAGFSTNFLKTSSYLDLPLSIRPGNIIPMLAVAKDNMDLTAYLIKEVAKRHDSKVEALREYYPEAAGDNWELITAGQRVQIIKKHPQKGGVLQFGTEVIASRDGSVGALLGASPGASTAVPIMIELLQKSFPKNFKSWQPALKDMMPGYGVKLNENPELAAELQDSTARSLQLEAASALHS from the coding sequence GTGACCTTCATTTCCAAGACTCAACATGCCGACGTCGTCCTTATTGGCGGCGGAATCATGAGTGCCACCCTGGGTGCGTTCATCAAGCAACTCGAACCCTCCTGGACCATCTCCATGTTCGAACGCCTCGACGAGGCGGGGCTTGAGAGCTCGGACCCGTGGAACAACGCGGGCACCGGACATGCTGCCCTGTGTGAGCTTAACTACTCCCCCGCAGCCAAGGATGGCTCCGTGGATCCGTCCAAGGCCCTCCACATCAACGAGCAGTTCCAACTGTCGCGGCAGTTCTGGTCCCACCTTGTTGACACCAAGGTCATCGGCTCCCCCAAGGGCTTCATCAACACTGTTCCCCACATGAGCTTCGTGATCGGTGACGATCACGCGAACTTCCTGAAGACGCGCTACGAGGCGCTGAAGCCCAACACATTGTTCCGCAGCATGGAGTACTCCGAGGACCAGGCGCAGATCGCCAAATGGGCTCCCCTGATCATCAACGGCCGCGATCCCAAGCAACGTGTTGCTGCCACCCGCGCAGCCGAGGGAACCGACGTCGACTTCGGCGCCCTGACCCGTGAACTCACCGGCTACCTGCAGAACAGCGGCGCCGAGGTCAACTACGGACACGACGTCACCAACATCAGCCGCGCTTCCGGCGGCGGTTGGGACCTGTCCCTCAAGCACCCTGCTTCCGGTGAACGTGGCCGGATCCATGCCAAGTTCGTCTTTGTTGGTGCCGGCGGCGGAGCCTTGCACCTGCTCCAGGCTTCCGGAATCCCGGAAAGCAAGGGCTACGGCGGTTTCCCGGTTTCCGGACAGTTCTTCCGTTGCACGGACGACGCCATCACCTCCCAGCACAGCGCCAAGGTGTACGGCCAGGCCTCCGTGGGAGCTCCTCCCATGTCTGTCCCACACCTGGATACCCGCTTTGTGGACGGCAAGCGATCGCTGCTGTTCGGCCCTTATGCCGGTTTCTCCACCAACTTCTTGAAGACCTCCAGCTACCTGGACCTTCCGTTGTCCATCCGCCCCGGAAACATCATTCCCATGCTGGCCGTGGCAAAAGACAACATGGACCTCACCGCCTACCTCATCAAGGAAGTCGCCAAGAGGCACGATTCCAAGGTTGAGGCCCTCCGGGAGTACTACCCTGAGGCCGCCGGCGATAACTGGGAACTCATCACTGCGGGACAGCGCGTGCAGATCATCAAGAAGCACCCGCAAAAGGGCGGGGTGCTCCAGTTCGGCACTGAGGTCATTGCTTCCCGCGATGGCTCGGTGGGAGCACTGCTTGGCGCTTCGCCCGGCGCTTCCACGGCAGTTCCCATCATGATCGAGCTGCTGCAGAAATCCTTCCCCAAGAACTTCAAGAGCTGGCAGCCCGCGTTGAAGGACATGATGCCGGGCTACGGCGTGAAGCTCAACGAGAACCCCGAGCTTGCCGCCGAGCTGCAGGACAGCACGGCACGTTCACTGCAGTTGGAAGCAGCCAGCGCGCTCCATAGCTAG
- a CDS encoding efflux RND transporter permease subunit, translating to MFRLAKLSLGNRALIALITVFAAVFGVITMGSLKQELIPSIEFPQITVVTSMPGASPEVVDKQLSQPLETALNSVEGLESTTSTSRNGVSQITMVFTYGSNLDRARNQIDRAISNAKRVLPANVEPQSIAGNISDFPIVFLAVSSDMPLSELNADLLRLSVPRLQKIDGVRGAEVTGGASQHILIQPRPADLASTGTSVQSISNALKNNGTLVPVGTIEDQGKTLSLQLGSPVDSLDVIKGLPLAGAKNAATIGAVAEVSIQDDAATSITRTNGKPTLALSVTKKPEGDTVAISHAVRDAIAPMQDELGNNATFTPVFDQAPFIEKSIKDLTTEGLLGLGFAVAVILVFLMSVRSTLVTAVSIPLSLLITFIGISATGYSLNILTLGALTIAIGRVVDDSIVVIENIKRHLSYGEDKLTAILTSIREVAGAITASTLTTVAVFLPIAFVGDLAGELFRPFALTVTIALLSSLLVSLTIVPVLAYWFLSSPANATGDSGATREAAEKAREAEQRSRLQRGYLPILEKTQKHPAITLAAAALILVGTLAVSPLLSTDLLGRSGENSMTVRQVLPAGTSLQATSDEAAKIEDALKGVEGIKDVQVTSGNAQTGFAALTSTGSSNSTFTIVTDEKVNQAKLQDTVRAKLEGAAGKVTVGSQQGGFGTSSTVDITIRAANSADLRTASDAMVDAMTGVPGSTDVSTNLSATQSVVQVRVDRAKAVATGLTEEQVGGFLASTVSPVPAGTVRIDTNDYPVQIGEGTRFTSIAAVRALQLPTARGPVALESIATVEQVDTPVSITSSNGQRTAKVTVTPSGSNLGSVSTAVQERLATVDLPSGVTASIGGATTQQAESFRQLGLALLAAIAIVYVIMVAAFKSLIQPLILLVSVPFAATGAIGLLLLTGVPLGLPSLIGMLMLVGIVVTNAIVLIDLINQYRTPRDGKPGMSVADAITHGARQRLRPILMTALATVFALTPMALGLTGGGGFISQPLAIVVIGGLVSSTALTLILVPVLYKLVEGRREKKELQKALQRKPSPPTDSGNAGGPGGAAEEFQDWTTGMIPRVKGRRAAHNPAE from the coding sequence ATGTTCCGCCTGGCCAAGCTATCCCTGGGAAACCGGGCACTGATCGCGTTGATCACCGTCTTTGCGGCGGTGTTCGGCGTGATCACCATGGGATCACTGAAGCAGGAGCTCATCCCGTCGATCGAGTTCCCCCAGATCACCGTGGTGACTTCCATGCCCGGCGCCTCGCCGGAAGTGGTGGACAAGCAGCTCAGCCAGCCCTTGGAAACAGCGCTGAACAGTGTGGAGGGCTTGGAGTCAACGACGTCCACCTCGCGCAACGGCGTCTCCCAGATCACCATGGTCTTCACCTACGGCTCCAACCTGGATCGGGCGCGGAACCAAATTGACCGCGCCATCTCCAACGCCAAGCGTGTTCTGCCCGCCAACGTGGAGCCGCAGTCCATTGCGGGAAACATCAGCGACTTCCCGATCGTCTTCCTGGCAGTCTCCTCAGACATGCCTTTGAGCGAATTGAACGCAGATCTCTTGAGGCTCAGCGTCCCCCGCCTGCAGAAAATAGACGGGGTCAGGGGCGCAGAGGTGACCGGTGGCGCCAGCCAACACATCCTCATCCAGCCCCGCCCGGCAGACCTGGCCTCCACGGGGACGTCGGTCCAGTCCATCAGCAACGCGCTGAAGAACAACGGCACACTGGTTCCCGTAGGCACCATCGAGGACCAGGGCAAAACGTTGTCTTTGCAGCTGGGCAGCCCTGTTGACTCCTTGGATGTGATCAAGGGCCTGCCCCTGGCGGGCGCCAAGAACGCGGCGACCATCGGAGCCGTGGCAGAGGTCAGCATCCAGGACGATGCTGCCACGTCCATTACCCGCACCAATGGAAAACCGACCCTGGCTTTGTCCGTGACAAAAAAGCCCGAAGGCGACACCGTGGCGATCTCACACGCCGTGCGGGATGCCATCGCCCCCATGCAGGATGAACTGGGCAACAACGCCACCTTCACTCCTGTCTTCGACCAAGCCCCCTTCATCGAGAAGTCCATCAAGGACCTGACCACCGAAGGCCTTTTGGGACTCGGTTTCGCGGTAGCCGTGATCCTGGTGTTCCTGATGTCGGTGCGCTCCACACTGGTGACGGCTGTCTCCATTCCGTTGTCCCTGCTGATCACGTTCATCGGAATCTCCGCCACCGGGTACTCGTTGAACATCCTGACCCTTGGCGCCCTGACCATCGCGATCGGGCGTGTGGTTGACGACTCGATCGTGGTGATCGAGAACATCAAGCGGCACCTCAGCTACGGCGAAGACAAACTGACCGCCATCCTGACGTCCATCCGTGAGGTGGCTGGGGCGATCACCGCCTCGACGCTCACCACTGTTGCGGTCTTCCTGCCCATCGCTTTTGTGGGGGATCTGGCCGGGGAGTTGTTCAGGCCCTTCGCCCTGACGGTGACCATTGCGCTGCTGTCCTCCTTGCTGGTTTCCCTGACGATCGTTCCCGTACTGGCCTACTGGTTCCTGTCCTCTCCGGCCAACGCCACCGGGGACTCCGGGGCGACCAGGGAAGCAGCAGAGAAAGCACGGGAAGCAGAGCAACGGAGCCGCCTCCAGCGCGGATACCTTCCCATCCTGGAGAAGACGCAAAAGCACCCGGCCATCACCCTGGCCGCTGCAGCCCTGATCCTTGTGGGAACCCTTGCTGTTTCACCCCTGCTGTCCACTGATTTGTTGGGCCGTTCCGGCGAGAACAGCATGACCGTCCGGCAGGTCCTGCCGGCAGGTACCAGCCTTCAGGCCACCAGCGATGAAGCGGCCAAAATCGAGGACGCGCTCAAGGGCGTGGAAGGTATCAAGGATGTTCAGGTGACCTCCGGCAATGCCCAGACAGGCTTTGCGGCCCTGACCTCCACGGGCTCCTCCAACTCCACCTTCACCATCGTCACTGACGAGAAAGTCAACCAGGCCAAACTCCAGGACACCGTGCGCGCCAAGCTGGAGGGCGCTGCGGGGAAGGTCACCGTTGGCTCGCAGCAGGGTGGCTTTGGTACCTCGTCCACCGTTGACATCACCATCCGGGCCGCGAATTCGGCGGACCTGCGCACGGCCAGTGATGCCATGGTTGATGCCATGACCGGTGTCCCGGGCAGTACAGACGTGTCCACCAACCTTTCGGCTACCCAGTCTGTGGTGCAGGTGCGTGTTGACCGCGCCAAGGCCGTGGCCACCGGGTTGACCGAAGAGCAGGTGGGAGGCTTCCTGGCCTCAACGGTCAGTCCCGTCCCCGCTGGCACCGTCCGCATCGACACCAACGACTACCCGGTTCAGATCGGCGAAGGCACGCGGTTCACCAGCATCGCTGCCGTACGGGCACTCCAGCTTCCGACGGCGCGTGGTCCCGTAGCGCTGGAAAGCATCGCCACCGTGGAGCAAGTGGACACTCCCGTCTCCATCACCAGCAGCAACGGACAGCGGACCGCCAAGGTGACCGTGACGCCGTCGGGCTCCAACCTGGGCAGCGTCAGCACAGCAGTACAGGAACGGCTGGCCACCGTGGACCTGCCGTCAGGCGTCACCGCCAGCATCGGTGGCGCCACCACGCAGCAGGCCGAGTCGTTCCGGCAGCTGGGGCTGGCCCTGCTGGCCGCGATCGCAATCGTGTACGTCATCATGGTGGCCGCTTTCAAATCCCTGATCCAGCCGCTGATTCTGCTGGTCTCTGTCCCCTTCGCAGCCACCGGCGCGATCGGGCTCCTGCTCTTGACCGGGGTTCCCCTGGGCCTGCCTTCGCTGATCGGCATGCTGATGTTGGTGGGAATTGTGGTCACCAACGCCATTGTGCTCATTGACCTGATCAACCAATACCGCACTCCGCGCGACGGCAAACCCGGAATGAGCGTTGCCGACGCCATCACCCACGGCGCCCGCCAGCGTTTACGTCCCATCCTGATGACTGCACTGGCCACAGTCTTCGCCCTCACGCCCATGGCCCTGGGACTCACCGGTGGTGGAGGCTTCATCTCCCAGCCACTGGCCATCGTGGTGATCGGTGGCCTGGTGTCCTCCACGGCGCTGACGCTGATTCTGGTACCGGTGCTCTACAAGCTGGTGGAGGGGCGCCGGGAGAAGAAGGAGCTTCAGAAAGCCCTGCAGCGGAAGCCTTCACCTCCCACCGACAGCGGGAACGCCGGCGGTCCGGGCGGGGCGGCCGAGGAGTTCCAGGACTGGACCACGGGCATGATCCCGCGGGTCAAAGGCCGCAGGGCAGCACACAACCCCGCAGAATAA
- a CDS encoding LLM class flavin-dependent oxidoreductase yields the protein MQIGVFSVSDITTDPTTGRTPTENERIKASVAIAKKVEEIGMDVYALGEHHNRPFFSSSPTTTLAYIAAQTERITLSTATTLITTNDPVKIAEDFAMLQHLSDGRVDLVLGRGNTAPVYPWFGKNIQDGIELAIENYSLLRKLWDEDTVNWSGKFRTPLQNFTSTPRPLDDVAPFVWHGSIRTPQIAEVAAYYGDGFFANNIFWPKEHYQQLIGLYRERYAHYGHGTPEQAIVGLGGQFFMRKNSQDAVKEFRPYFDNAPVYGHGPSLEDFTSQTPLTVGSPQEVIEKTLTFREAFGDYQRQLFLIDHAGLPLKTVLEQLDLFGEEVLPVLRKEYAAMKPANVPDAPTHASRVAAALEAKVAESASATAGQGA from the coding sequence ATGCAGATCGGTGTATTCAGCGTCAGCGACATCACGACTGACCCCACCACGGGCCGCACGCCCACGGAAAACGAGCGCATCAAAGCCTCCGTTGCCATCGCCAAGAAGGTCGAAGAAATCGGCATGGACGTCTACGCCTTGGGCGAGCACCACAACCGCCCCTTCTTCTCCTCCTCCCCCACCACCACCCTGGCCTACATCGCCGCCCAAACGGAGCGCATCACCCTCTCCACCGCCACCACCCTGATCACCACCAACGATCCCGTCAAGATCGCCGAAGACTTCGCAATGCTTCAGCACCTTTCCGACGGACGCGTTGACCTGGTGCTGGGCCGCGGCAACACCGCCCCCGTCTACCCGTGGTTCGGCAAGAACATCCAGGACGGGATCGAGCTGGCGATCGAGAACTACAGCCTGCTCCGCAAGCTGTGGGACGAGGACACAGTGAACTGGTCCGGCAAGTTCCGCACCCCGCTGCAGAATTTCACCTCCACCCCAAGGCCCCTGGATGACGTTGCCCCCTTCGTCTGGCACGGCTCCATCAGGACTCCCCAGATCGCCGAAGTGGCCGCCTACTACGGTGACGGGTTCTTCGCCAACAACATCTTCTGGCCCAAGGAGCACTACCAGCAGCTGATCGGCTTGTACCGCGAGCGCTACGCACACTACGGCCACGGAACTCCCGAGCAGGCAATCGTTGGTTTGGGCGGACAGTTCTTCATGAGGAAGAACTCACAGGACGCGGTCAAGGAATTCCGGCCGTACTTCGACAACGCGCCGGTCTACGGTCACGGACCGTCCCTGGAAGACTTCACTTCCCAGACTCCGCTGACTGTGGGCAGCCCTCAGGAAGTCATTGAGAAAACACTGACCTTCCGCGAGGCATTCGGCGACTACCAGCGCCAGCTGTTCCTGATTGACCACGCCGGGCTTCCCTTGAAGACCGTATTGGAGCAGCTTGATCTCTTCGGCGAGGAAGTCCTGCCCGTCCTGCGGAAGGAATATGCCGCCATGAAGCCTGCCAATGTACCTGACGCACCGACCCATGCTTCACGGGTTGCAGCAGCCTTGGAAGCCAAGGTAGCTGAATCTGCGTCCGCAACGGCCGGCCAGGGCGCCTGA
- a CDS encoding MarR family winged helix-turn-helix transcriptional regulator, giving the protein MSSPSASSAVRLAAETWESLFRSQVAVMRKLQSGPAFKALPVKEYDVLFTLSRCPSGQLRLNEINDKVLLSQSSLSRLVDRLEKRGLVERTIAPDDGRGVLLSLTGAGRDLQKAIGRDHVRDIAQLVGPALTTEEQRELLRLTEKLRASVSGPAAGGKP; this is encoded by the coding sequence ATGTCCAGCCCCTCGGCATCGTCTGCCGTCCGCCTTGCCGCTGAGACCTGGGAGTCCTTGTTCCGCTCCCAGGTGGCGGTGATGCGGAAGCTTCAATCAGGACCGGCTTTCAAAGCACTTCCGGTCAAGGAATACGACGTCCTGTTCACGCTTTCCCGCTGCCCTTCGGGCCAGCTGCGCCTGAACGAGATCAATGACAAGGTCCTGCTGAGCCAGTCCAGCTTGAGCCGCTTGGTGGACCGCCTGGAGAAGCGGGGGCTGGTGGAGCGGACAATAGCGCCCGACGACGGCCGTGGAGTGCTGCTCTCCCTCACCGGGGCAGGGCGGGATTTGCAGAAAGCGATCGGCAGGGACCACGTGCGCGACATCGCGCAGCTGGTGGGACCGGCGCTGACCACCGAAGAGCAACGTGAACTTCTTCGCCTCACGGAGAAGCTCCGGGCGTCAGTATCCGGTCCCGCCGCGGGCGGGAAACCCTAG